One window of the Arthrobacter sp. zg-Y919 genome contains the following:
- a CDS encoding catalase yields the protein MFSKSKTDLSVPGAPAPQAPELAEPTQPREPLPPKPDQDGPATVSATGVDTGAPKTSNAQSGQFLTTAQGVRVRDTDHSLKAGPRGPVLLQDHHLREKITHFDHERIPERVVHARGAAAHGVFTANGAAEGVTQAGFLAKGVETPVFVRFSTVLGSRGSADTVRDTRGFSTKFYTDEGNYDLVANNIPVFFIQDAIKFPDVIHAGKPHPDREIPQAQSAHDTFWDFVSLHTEAQHHTMWNMSDRGIPRSYRTMEGFGVHTFRLVNAKGETTLVKFHWKPRQGVHSLVWEEAQIINGMDPDFHRRDLADSIEAGAFPQWDLGIQVFPDTEDEMFEGIDLLDPTKLVPEELAPVQVIGTMTLNANVTNFFAETEQVAFHPGHLVPGIDVTNDPLLQGRLFSYIDTQLTRLGGPNFSQIPINRPHAPVNDMLRDGFHQSADHSGVAPYQPNSLDGGCPFMAGADMSAFIDVPVEVPAARKVRENPATFDDHYSQVRMFFRSLTPVEQDHVVQAYTFELGKCYEENIRLRQLQSLANIDERLASEVATGLGLEAPAPNVAVEDTEPSPALSQLGGSWPVAGRMIGVIADESTDLDALAEVLAAVDAEGMVPLVVAPHGGKLGGAVTVQRTYLTARSTEFDAVVVAASGAPAPDAVDSLDAKAGNPEGHPSVDPRITLLLTEAFRHAKAIGAWGNGAAVLQAAGVPVEAPGVVVGAGADVAAGLTALLAKHRVWERFPTA from the coding sequence ATGTTCAGCAAGAGCAAAACCGACCTGTCCGTCCCGGGCGCACCGGCGCCCCAGGCCCCCGAATTGGCCGAACCGACGCAGCCACGCGAACCGCTGCCGCCCAAGCCGGATCAGGATGGACCGGCGACCGTTTCCGCCACGGGTGTGGACACCGGGGCGCCGAAGACCTCCAACGCGCAAAGCGGACAATTTCTCACCACCGCCCAGGGTGTGCGCGTGCGGGACACCGACCACTCCTTGAAGGCCGGCCCCCGTGGACCGGTGCTGCTGCAGGACCACCACCTCCGGGAGAAAATCACCCACTTTGACCATGAGCGCATTCCCGAGCGTGTGGTCCACGCCCGCGGCGCTGCCGCCCACGGTGTGTTCACCGCCAACGGCGCCGCCGAAGGAGTCACGCAGGCCGGGTTCCTGGCCAAGGGCGTGGAAACCCCGGTCTTTGTTCGCTTCTCCACCGTGCTGGGCTCCCGCGGTTCCGCGGACACAGTCCGGGATACCCGCGGCTTCAGCACCAAGTTCTACACGGACGAGGGCAACTACGACCTGGTTGCCAACAACATTCCGGTGTTCTTCATCCAGGACGCCATCAAATTCCCCGACGTCATCCACGCCGGCAAGCCCCACCCGGACCGTGAAATCCCGCAGGCCCAGAGTGCGCACGACACCTTCTGGGACTTCGTTTCCCTCCACACCGAGGCGCAGCACCACACCATGTGGAACATGTCCGACAGGGGCATTCCGCGGTCTTACCGCACCATGGAGGGCTTCGGCGTCCACACCTTCCGGCTGGTCAACGCCAAGGGCGAAACCACGCTGGTGAAGTTCCACTGGAAGCCCCGCCAGGGTGTGCACTCGCTGGTCTGGGAAGAAGCGCAGATCATCAACGGCATGGATCCGGACTTCCACCGCCGCGACCTCGCCGACTCCATTGAAGCCGGCGCCTTCCCGCAGTGGGACCTGGGTATCCAGGTCTTCCCCGACACCGAAGATGAAATGTTCGAGGGCATTGACCTGCTGGACCCGACCAAGCTCGTTCCCGAGGAGCTGGCACCGGTACAGGTCATCGGCACCATGACCCTGAACGCCAATGTCACGAACTTCTTCGCCGAAACCGAGCAGGTGGCCTTCCACCCGGGGCACCTGGTGCCGGGTATCGACGTCACCAACGACCCGCTGCTGCAGGGCCGGCTGTTCTCCTACATCGACACGCAGCTGACCCGGCTGGGCGGCCCGAACTTCAGCCAGATCCCCATCAACCGCCCGCATGCACCGGTCAACGACATGCTCCGGGACGGGTTCCACCAGAGTGCGGACCATTCCGGCGTGGCGCCGTACCAGCCCAATTCGCTCGACGGCGGCTGCCCCTTTATGGCCGGAGCGGACATGAGTGCCTTCATCGATGTTCCCGTCGAGGTGCCTGCGGCCCGCAAGGTCCGTGAGAATCCGGCCACCTTTGACGACCACTACAGCCAGGTCCGGATGTTCTTCCGCTCCCTGACCCCCGTGGAGCAGGATCACGTGGTCCAGGCCTACACGTTTGAACTGGGCAAGTGCTATGAGGAAAACATCCGGCTGCGCCAGCTGCAGTCGCTGGCTAACATTGACGAGCGTCTGGCCTCGGAAGTGGCCACGGGCCTGGGCCTGGAGGCACCGGCACCCAACGTTGCCGTCGAGGACACGGAACCGAGCCCTGCACTGAGCCAGCTGGGCGGATCGTGGCCGGTGGCCGGCCGCATGATCGGCGTCATCGCCGATGAATCCACCGATCTGGACGCCCTGGCCGAGGTGCTGGCTGCAGTGGACGCCGAAGGCATGGTGCCGCTGGTTGTTGCTCCGCACGGCGGCAAGCTTGGCGGCGCGGTGACCGTTCAGCGGACCTACCTCACCGCCCGCTCCACCGAGTTCGACGCCGTGGTGGTGGCAGCCTCGGGTGCCCCGGCCCCCGACGCCGTCGACAGCCTGGATGCCAAGGCCGGAAACCCCGAGGGGCACCCCTCGGTGGACCCGCGCATCACCCTGCTGCTGACCGAAGCGTTCCGCCACGCCAAGGCCATCGGCGCCTGGGGCAACGGCGCTGCCGTGCTGCAGGCGGCCGGCGTTCCGGTTGAGGCACCCGGCGTCGTCGTGGGGGCCGGTGCTGACGTAGCCGCCGGACTGACCGCGCTGCTGGCCAAGCACCGGGTGTGGGAGCGTTTTCCCACTGCCTAG